The Gemmatimonadaceae bacterium genome includes a window with the following:
- a CDS encoding glycine cleavage T C-terminal barrel domain-containing protein, protein MTRETIAGTITPAHPALQTILGQPVVLTYSNVDAEYAALTQRAGVVDRSHRARVRVNGPKAAEMIAGLVTNDTLALPPGQGQYAAALSPKGKIIADVRIFVQDKSVLTDTGARAADGWRTMLKKYVNPRVAPHVDESATTRALGVFGPTARHVIETMTGVNSSALTLLPAYAHVQVEVDGAVMMIARTPELLVDGFELFAPTDAFDALWGRATRAGAEPCGLSAWEVARVEAGRPEWGLDMDDTTLTQEANFDELQAISYTKGCYVGQEVVARVHFKGHVNRHLRGLRAPETAAPPPGATLVDPAGSDVGDVRTSVKSPRLGSIALGMVRREVELGATLTTRWDGGEGRVEVCALPFPPA, encoded by the coding sequence ATGACCAGGGAGACCATCGCCGGCACGATCACGCCCGCCCACCCGGCATTGCAGACCATCCTCGGCCAGCCGGTGGTGCTCACGTATAGCAACGTGGACGCCGAATACGCCGCTCTCACGCAGCGGGCTGGTGTGGTCGACCGCAGCCATCGGGCGCGCGTCCGCGTCAACGGCCCCAAGGCGGCGGAGATGATCGCCGGCCTGGTGACCAACGACACGCTCGCCCTCCCGCCCGGCCAGGGGCAGTACGCCGCCGCGCTGTCGCCCAAGGGCAAGATCATTGCCGACGTGCGGATCTTCGTCCAGGACAAGAGCGTGCTCACCGACACGGGCGCGCGCGCGGCGGACGGATGGCGCACCATGCTCAAGAAGTATGTGAACCCGCGCGTGGCGCCCCATGTCGACGAGTCGGCAACCACGCGCGCTCTTGGGGTGTTCGGCCCCACGGCACGCCACGTGATCGAGACGATGACAGGGGTGAACAGCAGCGCGCTCACCTTGCTCCCCGCATACGCCCACGTCCAGGTGGAGGTGGACGGGGCCGTGATGATGATCGCGCGGACACCCGAACTGCTGGTGGACGGGTTCGAACTGTTCGCACCGACCGATGCATTCGATGCCCTGTGGGGGCGCGCGACGCGCGCCGGTGCCGAACCCTGTGGGCTCTCGGCGTGGGAGGTCGCGCGCGTCGAGGCCGGACGTCCCGAGTGGGGCCTCGACATGGACGACACCACGCTGACGCAGGAAGCGAACTTCGACGAGCTGCAGGCGATCAGCTACACCAAAGGTTGCTACGTGGGACAGGAAGTCGTGGCGCGCGTGCACTTCAAAGGCCATGTGAACCGGCATCTGCGCGGCCTGCGGGCGCCTGAAACCGCGGCCCCACCACCGGGCGCCACGCTCGTCGACCCGGCGGGCAGCGACGTCGGGGACGTGCGCACATCGGTGAAGTCCCCGCGGCTGGGCTCAATCGCCCTGGGAATGGTGCGGCGCGAAGTGGAACTCGGCGCGACCCTCACGACGCGATGGGACGGTGGCGAGGGACGCGTGGAGGTGTGCGCGCTTCCCTTCCCGCCCGCGTAG
- a CDS encoding MFS transporter, with the protein MPTANPFRALVKHRNFRLFWFGQTLSLVGTWMQTMALGWLALQLSNSPFVVGLVASASSWPIVGFSLFTGVLVDRSDRLKLVQVGQILFLVQAVALWWISWSGAATVWWLVVLAFANGLINAVEIPARQSLMVELVGREDLRDAIALNSSGFNLARIVGPALGAAAIAQLGISWCFGLNALSYVAVLIALYMIRIPEWRPAAPVASPLAGAVEGVRYLRDTKPVAAMLKVVAVYSVLGVPYLTLMPVVARDRLHMGAGGYGLLLACVGVGGLGGALWLAAVGGNFERGRLWEHGTRAYALLLVLFGLVYTPAMAYPVLFVVGFAMIVSGALANSILQSIVPDDMRGRLMAAYSFVVVGLSQAVGSLIAGTIAERLGDQLAISGTAAIILAYCMWAFRKSPEMRTL; encoded by the coding sequence ATGCCGACGGCGAATCCGTTTCGGGCCCTGGTCAAGCACCGGAACTTCCGGCTGTTCTGGTTCGGTCAGACGCTGTCGCTCGTCGGCACCTGGATGCAGACGATGGCACTGGGGTGGCTCGCCCTCCAACTCTCGAACAGCCCGTTCGTGGTGGGCCTCGTCGCTTCCGCCTCATCGTGGCCCATCGTCGGCTTCTCGCTGTTCACGGGCGTACTCGTGGACCGCAGCGACCGACTCAAGCTGGTGCAGGTGGGGCAGATCCTCTTTCTCGTGCAGGCCGTCGCGCTGTGGTGGATCTCGTGGTCGGGCGCAGCCACGGTCTGGTGGTTGGTCGTGCTGGCCTTCGCGAACGGCCTCATCAACGCCGTGGAGATCCCGGCGCGGCAGTCCCTGATGGTCGAGTTGGTTGGCCGTGAGGACTTGCGCGACGCCATCGCCCTCAATTCGAGCGGCTTCAACCTGGCGCGCATCGTGGGGCCGGCGCTCGGCGCCGCTGCGATCGCCCAGCTCGGCATCTCATGGTGCTTCGGGCTGAATGCGCTGAGCTACGTGGCCGTATTGATCGCGCTGTACATGATACGAATTCCAGAATGGCGGCCCGCAGCACCCGTGGCGTCACCGCTGGCCGGCGCGGTGGAAGGGGTGCGCTACCTGCGCGACACGAAGCCGGTGGCGGCGATGCTGAAGGTGGTGGCCGTGTACTCCGTGCTCGGGGTGCCGTACCTGACGCTCATGCCGGTCGTGGCGCGTGACCGGCTGCACATGGGCGCCGGCGGCTACGGCCTGCTGCTGGCCTGTGTCGGGGTCGGCGGCCTGGGCGGTGCGCTCTGGCTGGCCGCGGTCGGGGGCAACTTCGAGCGGGGCCGTCTCTGGGAGCACGGCACGCGGGCCTATGCGCTGCTCCTCGTGCTGTTCGGGCTCGTGTACACCCCGGCCATGGCGTACCCCGTGCTGTTCGTGGTGGGCTTCGCCATGATCGTGAGCGGTGCGCTGGCCAACTCGATCCTGCAATCGATCGTGCCCGACGACATGCGCGGGCGCCTCATGGCCGCCTACTCGTTCGTGGTCGTCGGTCTGTCGCAAGCGGTCGGCTCCCTGATCGCCGGCACGATCGCCGAACGCCTGGGCGACCAACTGGCCATTTCTGGCACCGCGGCCATCATTCTGGCGTATTGTATGTGGGCGTTCCGCAAGAGCCCGGAAATGAGAACCCTCTAA
- a CDS encoding sigma 54-interacting transcriptional regulator has product MTKLPETLGALKRSPAGVPERALRSVKDEMRQNLLARLCTDVPLFEGVLGYEDTVMPQIVNAILSRHNFILLGLRGQAKSRILRALTTLLDDAMPIVAGSEVNDNPFAPISKYARTLITEAGDDTPIAWVGRENRYVEKLATPDVTIADLIGDLDPIKAARGGHLLSDELTIHYGMLPRANRGIFALNELADLAGKVQVGLFNVMQEGDVQIKGYPVRLALDVQLCFTANPEDYTARGKIITPLKDRIGSEILTHYPETVALGMTITEQEAWTARDHRPVRIPDFVAELVERVAFAARADRRVDKRSGVSQRMPISVLENVVSNAERRAVATGEAEIVPRVSDVYAALPAITGKLELEYEGELVGAATIGRELIRKAADETFEKRAGGVNVDEIVMWFDEGAALLVTDDAKPDVVLQGFDVVPDLVRIVHHTGLAADDDPAQSVAACELVLEALVARRRISRSDGGRYARAVPEQRRRPNQDFFGGGLG; this is encoded by the coding sequence GTGACGAAGCTCCCTGAGACCCTCGGCGCGCTCAAGCGCTCCCCCGCTGGCGTGCCGGAACGGGCGCTGCGCTCGGTGAAGGACGAGATGCGTCAGAATCTCCTGGCGCGGCTCTGCACCGACGTTCCGCTCTTCGAAGGCGTGCTCGGCTACGAAGACACGGTGATGCCGCAGATCGTCAATGCGATCCTGTCCCGGCACAACTTCATCCTGCTCGGCCTCCGCGGACAGGCCAAGTCGCGCATTCTGCGTGCGCTCACCACGCTGCTCGACGACGCCATGCCGATCGTCGCCGGAAGCGAGGTGAACGACAATCCGTTCGCGCCGATCTCGAAATATGCCCGCACGCTGATCACCGAGGCGGGGGACGACACGCCCATCGCCTGGGTGGGACGCGAGAATCGCTACGTGGAGAAGCTGGCCACGCCCGACGTCACGATCGCCGACCTCATCGGGGACCTCGATCCAATCAAGGCGGCGCGTGGCGGACACCTGCTGTCCGACGAGCTGACGATTCATTACGGCATGCTGCCGCGCGCCAACCGCGGCATCTTTGCGCTCAACGAACTGGCCGACCTGGCCGGCAAGGTGCAGGTGGGCCTGTTCAACGTGATGCAGGAAGGCGACGTGCAGATCAAGGGCTACCCGGTGCGGCTGGCCCTCGACGTACAGCTCTGCTTCACCGCCAACCCCGAGGACTACACGGCACGCGGCAAGATCATCACGCCCCTCAAGGACCGCATCGGCAGCGAGATTCTCACGCACTACCCCGAGACGGTGGCCCTCGGCATGACGATCACCGAGCAGGAGGCATGGACGGCGCGTGACCACCGGCCGGTGCGCATTCCCGATTTCGTCGCCGAGCTCGTGGAACGCGTCGCCTTCGCAGCGCGCGCCGACCGCCGCGTGGACAAGCGCTCCGGCGTCTCGCAGCGCATGCCGATCTCCGTGCTCGAGAACGTCGTCTCCAACGCCGAGCGGCGCGCCGTGGCCACCGGCGAGGCGGAGATCGTGCCGCGCGTTTCGGACGTGTACGCCGCGCTCCCCGCGATCACGGGGAAACTCGAACTCGAATACGAAGGTGAGCTGGTGGGCGCCGCCACGATCGGGCGCGAACTGATCCGGAAGGCGGCGGACGAGACGTTCGAGAAGCGGGCCGGCGGCGTGAATGTGGACGAGATCGTCATGTGGTTCGACGAAGGCGCGGCACTGCTGGTGACCGACGACGCCAAACCCGACGTCGTGCTCCAGGGGTTCGATGTCGTCCCGGATCTCGTTCGCATCGTGCACCACACGGGGCTGGCGGCCGACGACGACCCGGCCCAGTCGGTGGCGGCGTGCGAACTCGTGCTCGAGGCACTCGTCGCGCGGCGGCGTATCTCGCGGAGCGACGGCGGGCGGTATGCGCGCGCCGTGCCCGAGCAGCGGCGCCGCCCCAATCAGGACTTCTTCGGCGGTGGACTCGGCTAG
- a CDS encoding NAD-dependent epimerase/dehydratase family protein has product MRASLPARVVRALVTGATGMVGRHIAERLLADGWTVRALVREPQRAQPLAETGVELARGDVLDAQAFATAAAGCDVLFHAAAEIMTRGWESYRRVNVDGTRNAISAAAGSAARLMQVSSVAVYGSETRYLGENRSGKTSEDLPLMPLHERNYYARSKRESEALVMAAHRAGRIWATAVRPDVIYGRYDRQFVPRLAPLLRFGVVPLLAGGRSTLAVVHAAAVADGAVRAATSDSAGGRAYNLANDFEVTVREFFAFGARGLGVAPHFLPVPLWLARGGLRAAKRTARVVTLGRVRIGGATAVDFLTRDNPFTSERARRELGWAPPVRPEDGVADAFAWWKAHPAGA; this is encoded by the coding sequence GTGCGCGCTTCCCTTCCCGCCCGCGTAGTGCGCGCGCTGGTCACCGGCGCCACGGGAATGGTGGGGCGCCACATCGCCGAGCGGCTGCTCGCCGACGGATGGACGGTGCGGGCGCTGGTGCGTGAACCGCAACGGGCGCAGCCGCTGGCCGAGACGGGGGTTGAACTCGCTCGTGGCGACGTACTCGATGCGCAGGCGTTCGCGACCGCCGCGGCGGGGTGCGACGTGCTGTTCCACGCCGCCGCGGAGATCATGACCCGCGGATGGGAGTCGTACCGCCGTGTGAACGTGGACGGCACACGCAACGCGATTTCGGCGGCGGCCGGCTCTGCAGCGCGACTGATGCAGGTGAGCAGTGTGGCGGTGTACGGATCGGAGACGCGTTACCTGGGGGAGAACCGGAGCGGCAAGACGAGCGAGGACCTGCCGTTGATGCCGTTACACGAGCGCAACTATTACGCGCGCAGCAAGCGGGAGTCGGAGGCGTTGGTGATGGCGGCGCACCGTGCTGGACGGATCTGGGCAACGGCGGTGCGGCCCGATGTGATCTACGGCCGGTACGACCGCCAGTTCGTGCCGCGGCTGGCGCCGCTGCTGCGGTTCGGCGTTGTGCCACTGTTGGCGGGGGGCCGGTCGACGCTTGCCGTGGTGCATGCGGCGGCGGTGGCCGACGGCGCCGTTCGCGCGGCGACGAGCGACTCGGCGGGGGGCCGGGCGTACAATCTCGCCAACGACTTCGAGGTGACCGTGCGTGAATTCTTCGCGTTCGGCGCGCGCGGCCTCGGGGTCGCGCCGCATTTCCTCCCGGTGCCGCTCTGGCTGGCGCGCGGCGGCCTGCGGGCAGCCAAACGGACCGCGCGGGTCGTGACGTTGGGCCGGGTGCGCATCGGCGGCGCCACAGCCGTGGACTTCCTGACCCGCGACAACCCGTTCACGTCGGAGCGGGCGCGGCGCGAATTGGGGTGGGCGCCTCCCGTGCGCCCCGAAGACGGCGTGGCCGACGCGTTCGCTTGGTGGAAGGCGCATCCCGCCGGGGCCTGA
- a CDS encoding VWA domain-containing protein yields MRFHTYTKFSPEAADQVDLQALLDKLADFLLQSGFAGDNLPFQGNFEFNEERDRSLDALRQAILNALIESGQFTPEMLEALRGEGDEAAQAKLAKLLDELVQRLIDEGFLNLEAPPQMPGGHQPVEGPGSLAQAAARDVQFNLTEKGIDFLGYKTLRSLLGSLGKSSAGSHETPHLATGIESDGWSKPYEFGDVLNLDVNETLKNALARTGKLEVPIDLDYGDLMVRQAEYRSSCATVLMLDCSHSMILYGEDRFTPAKKVALALTHLIRTQFPGDTLKVVLFHDSAEEIPIATLASAQVGPYHTNTAQGLKLAQRLLLAQKKDMRQIVMITDGKPSALTMPDGQIYKNAFGLDLTVITETLKEVARCRQSGIVINTFMLARDRALVEFVKRVSEISRGKAYFTTTLTLGQFILMDFLKRKTRKVS; encoded by the coding sequence ATGCGATTCCACACGTATACCAAGTTCAGTCCTGAAGCCGCCGACCAGGTGGACCTCCAGGCCCTGCTCGACAAGCTCGCCGATTTCCTGCTGCAGTCTGGATTTGCCGGCGACAACCTGCCCTTCCAGGGCAACTTCGAGTTCAACGAAGAACGCGACCGCTCTCTCGACGCCCTCCGCCAGGCGATCCTCAATGCGCTCATCGAGAGCGGACAGTTCACCCCCGAGATGCTCGAAGCGCTACGCGGCGAGGGAGACGAGGCGGCACAGGCCAAGCTCGCCAAGCTGCTCGACGAACTCGTCCAGCGCCTGATCGACGAAGGGTTCCTGAACCTCGAGGCCCCGCCTCAGATGCCGGGCGGCCACCAACCCGTCGAGGGGCCTGGCAGTCTCGCCCAGGCGGCAGCCCGCGACGTCCAGTTCAACCTCACCGAGAAGGGCATCGACTTCCTCGGCTACAAGACCCTCCGTAGCCTGCTCGGCTCGCTCGGCAAGTCGAGCGCCGGCAGCCACGAGACGCCACACCTCGCCACCGGCATCGAGTCCGACGGCTGGAGCAAGCCTTATGAGTTTGGTGATGTACTCAACCTGGACGTGAACGAGACGCTCAAGAACGCCCTCGCCCGCACGGGCAAGCTCGAGGTGCCGATCGACCTCGACTACGGCGACCTCATGGTCCGCCAGGCCGAGTACCGCTCGTCGTGCGCCACGGTGCTCATGCTGGACTGCTCGCACTCGATGATCCTCTATGGCGAGGACCGGTTCACGCCGGCCAAGAAGGTCGCGCTGGCCCTGACCCACCTCATCCGCACGCAGTTCCCAGGCGACACACTCAAAGTGGTCCTGTTCCACGACTCGGCCGAGGAGATCCCGATCGCGACGCTCGCGTCGGCGCAGGTCGGGCCGTACCACACGAACACCGCCCAGGGACTCAAGTTGGCTCAGCGCCTGCTGTTGGCACAGAAGAAGGACATGCGGCAGATCGTCATGATCACCGACGGCAAGCCGAGTGCGCTCACGATGCCTGATGGGCAGATCTACAAGAATGCCTTCGGCCTCGACCTCACGGTGATCACCGAGACCCTCAAAGAGGTGGCGCGATGCCGGCAGAGCGGGATCGTGATCAACACCTTCATGCTGGCCCGCGACCGTGCCCTGGTGGAGTTCGTGAAGCGCGTCTCGGAGATCAGCCGCGGCAAGGCCTACTTCACCACCACGCTGACCCTGGGGCAGTTCATTCTGATGGACTTCCTCAAGCGGAAGACACGCAAGGTCTCGTAG
- a CDS encoding GNAT family N-acetyltransferase codes for MTTSHAEHAVAPSIGAGLSVREATAGDVDTVATLRLTLLREYATHPVYGRLHAEAEARAAELCARQLASERDAFFIAEIDGIAVGLLRCSESLASPLLEVERFAYLSSVYVRPAFRRAGVLRALLARADAWCGERGLTEMRLHNVPDHAAAAAWTALGFDVVEEVRTRSLAGR; via the coding sequence ATGACCACCTCCCACGCCGAGCACGCCGTCGCGCCGTCCATCGGCGCCGGGCTCTCCGTGCGGGAAGCCACGGCCGGGGACGTCGACACGGTCGCCACACTCCGCCTGACGCTGTTGCGCGAGTATGCAACGCATCCCGTGTACGGCCGGCTCCACGCCGAAGCCGAGGCGCGCGCCGCCGAGCTGTGCGCGCGACAGCTCGCCTCGGAGCGCGACGCGTTCTTCATCGCCGAGATCGACGGCATCGCGGTGGGGCTCCTCCGCTGCTCCGAGTCGCTCGCCTCGCCGCTCCTCGAGGTGGAGCGGTTTGCGTACCTGTCGTCGGTGTACGTGCGGCCCGCCTTCCGGCGTGCCGGCGTGCTGCGCGCGTTGCTCGCCCGAGCCGACGCCTGGTGCGGCGAACGCGGGCTCACCGAGATGCGGCTGCACAACGTGCCCGACCACGCCGCGGCCGCGGCGTGGACTGCCCTCGGCTTCGACGTCGTCGAAGAGGTGCGGACACGCTCGCTCGCCGGGCGCTGA
- a CDS encoding HAD-IA family hydrolase: MLDALMLELEGVVVETRAARFDALARALADDSVVALPSNASDALLGLPPRDAAAMAISLFGLARDATAIDLIGLRADRYFTERMSRGVTLREGVRVLVTIAHARSRLALVTRAGRAAVDLVLGLSGMHDAFEVIVCADDVVDNKPAPESYARALARLQSRRPLSRERVLALEDAKPGILAARAAGVRCLAVGDLPAHQAVEADGLVPSLADAGHDVLSELERWAHEAA, encoded by the coding sequence ATGCTCGATGCGCTGATGCTGGAGTTGGAAGGTGTGGTGGTCGAAACGCGCGCGGCGCGGTTCGATGCGCTGGCCCGGGCGTTGGCGGACGACAGCGTCGTGGCGCTCCCGTCGAACGCGTCCGACGCACTGCTCGGCCTCCCGCCGAGGGACGCCGCGGCCATGGCGATCTCGCTGTTCGGCCTGGCGCGTGACGCCACGGCGATCGACCTCATCGGCCTGCGCGCCGACCGTTACTTCACGGAGCGCATGAGCCGTGGCGTCACGCTGCGTGAAGGGGTGCGCGTGTTGGTCACGATCGCCCACGCCAGGTCGAGGTTGGCGCTCGTGACGCGGGCCGGCCGGGCCGCGGTGGATCTCGTGCTGGGGCTCTCGGGCATGCACGATGCATTCGAGGTGATCGTGTGCGCCGACGACGTGGTCGACAACAAGCCCGCCCCGGAAAGTTATGCGCGCGCGCTCGCGCGCTTACAGAGCCGCCGTCCGTTGTCACGCGAACGCGTGCTGGCACTGGAGGACGCGAAGCCCGGCATTCTCGCCGCGCGCGCCGCTGGCGTGCGCTGCCTGGCGGTGGGCGACCTGCCGGCCCATCAGGCGGTGGAAGCGGACGGGCTCGTCCCCTCGCTGGCCGACGCGGGACACGATGTGCTGTCCGAACTCGAGCGCTGGGCGCACGAGGCCGCATGA
- a CDS encoding molybdopterin oxidoreductase family protein, producing MPTPAASFAAPPLTQDGVVRAACPHDCPDTCAMLVTVEKGRAVRVAGDAEHPFTNGFLCAKVNRYVERTYHRDRLTQPLRRVGPKGAGRFQPVSWDEALGEIAARLSAIARSTDGPQAILPYSYAGTMGMLQGSSMDRRFFHLLGASKLDRTICAMAGTMGMRMTVGANIGADAEGIPESDLVLLWGTNTLTSNPHLWPFILRARKRGARVVAIDPIRTRTAAQCDEWIAIRPGTDAALALGMMHVLFARGLDDADYLARHTLGESELRARVAEYPPALVASITGVDAPVIERLGDAYGHARAAFIRVNYGLQRHAGGGMAVRTIACLPAVTGHWRRAGGGVQLSTSANFELNKQALERPDLSPPVRTINMIRLGDALTRPDAGVGGPPVRALVVYNSNPAAVAPDRNAVLRGLARDDLLTVVLEHFQTDTADWADYVLPATTQLEHWDVHLAYGHHYITLNRPAIAPVGESKPNTEIFRMLARRMGLEHDVLHDDDLSLMRQALDTPSDKLRGVTFDALLERGWMRLNVPRPYLPFADGGFRTPSGKCEFYSARMKEMGLDPLPAYTPPYESPERDPALAERYPLVLISSPAHEFLNSTFVNVDALRRGAREPECILHPADAERRGIASGMRVAVHNDRGAFTAVARVEHTIREGVVWAPSIWWGKLAEDGANANQTTSQRETDMGHGPVFYDNLVDVALAD from the coding sequence ATGCCCACGCCTGCCGCATCGTTCGCCGCTCCCCCGCTCACCCAGGATGGGGTCGTGCGCGCCGCCTGTCCGCATGATTGCCCCGACACGTGCGCGATGCTCGTCACGGTCGAGAAAGGACGCGCGGTGCGGGTCGCCGGCGACGCCGAGCATCCATTCACGAACGGATTTCTCTGCGCCAAAGTGAATCGCTACGTCGAGCGGACGTACCATCGGGACCGCCTCACCCAACCGCTGCGCCGCGTGGGGCCGAAGGGCGCCGGCCGGTTCCAACCAGTTTCGTGGGACGAAGCGCTGGGCGAGATCGCGGCGCGGCTCTCCGCCATTGCGCGATCAACCGACGGCCCGCAGGCGATCTTGCCGTATTCCTACGCCGGCACGATGGGCATGCTGCAGGGCTCGTCCATGGACCGCCGATTCTTCCACCTGCTCGGCGCGTCCAAACTCGACCGCACCATCTGCGCCATGGCCGGCACGATGGGCATGCGCATGACCGTCGGTGCCAACATTGGCGCCGACGCAGAAGGCATCCCGGAGAGCGACCTCGTCTTGTTGTGGGGCACCAACACGCTCACCTCCAACCCCCACCTCTGGCCGTTCATCCTGCGCGCACGTAAGCGAGGCGCGCGCGTGGTCGCGATCGACCCCATCCGCACGCGCACCGCGGCGCAATGCGACGAGTGGATCGCCATTCGGCCGGGCACCGACGCCGCGCTGGCTCTCGGCATGATGCACGTGCTGTTCGCGCGTGGGCTCGACGACGCCGACTATCTCGCCCGCCACACGCTCGGTGAATCCGAATTGCGCGCGCGCGTCGCGGAGTATCCGCCCGCTCTCGTGGCGTCGATCACCGGGGTCGACGCGCCGGTGATCGAGCGCCTGGGCGACGCGTACGGACATGCCCGGGCGGCGTTCATTCGCGTGAACTACGGGCTGCAGCGGCATGCCGGCGGCGGGATGGCCGTGCGGACCATCGCCTGTCTGCCCGCCGTCACCGGACACTGGCGGCGCGCCGGCGGCGGCGTACAACTGTCGACGAGCGCCAATTTCGAACTCAACAAGCAGGCACTCGAACGCCCCGACCTCTCGCCGCCGGTGCGCACCATCAACATGATCCGCCTCGGCGATGCCCTCACCCGACCGGACGCCGGCGTGGGCGGTCCACCGGTGCGGGCCCTCGTGGTATACAATTCCAATCCCGCCGCGGTGGCTCCCGATCGCAACGCCGTGCTCCGCGGCCTGGCCCGCGACGACCTGCTCACCGTCGTCCTCGAGCATTTCCAGACCGACACCGCCGACTGGGCCGACTACGTGCTCCCCGCCACCACGCAACTCGAGCACTGGGACGTGCACCTGGCCTATGGCCACCATTACATAACGCTCAACAGACCAGCGATCGCGCCAGTCGGCGAGAGCAAGCCGAATACCGAGATCTTCCGGATGCTCGCGCGCCGGATGGGCCTCGAACACGACGTGCTGCACGACGACGACCTCTCGCTGATGCGCCAGGCGCTCGACACGCCGAGTGACAAGTTGCGCGGCGTAACCTTCGACGCGCTACTCGAGCGCGGATGGATGCGCCTCAACGTGCCACGGCCGTACCTGCCGTTCGCCGACGGTGGGTTCCGCACCCCGAGCGGCAAGTGCGAGTTCTATTCCGCCCGGATGAAGGAGATGGGGCTCGACCCCCTGCCCGCGTACACGCCGCCTTACGAAAGCCCCGAACGCGACCCGGCGCTGGCCGAGCGGTATCCGCTTGTGCTCATCTCGTCGCCGGCCCACGAGTTTCTCAATTCGACATTCGTCAACGTCGATGCGCTGCGCCGTGGGGCTCGCGAGCCCGAGTGCATACTGCACCCGGCCGACGCCGAACGCCGCGGCATCGCGTCGGGTATGCGCGTGGCCGTGCACAACGACCGGGGCGCATTCACCGCCGTGGCCCGCGTGGAGCACACCATCCGCGAGGGCGTGGTGTGGGCGCCCTCCATCTGGTGGGGGAAGCTCGCGGAGGACGGCGCCAACGCCAATCAAACCACCTCGCAACGCGAGACCGACATGGGGCACGGGCCGGTGTTCTACGACAACCTCGTGGACGTCGCGTTGGCCGACTGA
- a CDS encoding cytidylate kinase-like family protein: MAIVTISRMFGSGGSQVAKRVADTLGWDLLDDAVVDAIAERLGLTRAEVSAREERVPSLVERVAAALTLSVPEMLPVADGTLPLTEERIVAVTKAVIEETVQKGHAVLVGRGAQSLLANRPDALHVFCYAPRAALAAFVMTDRGVSHEEALRLVDETNRQRERYVRQHWHREWRAAESYDLCVNTGTLGIEGAARLVIELARDRFG; encoded by the coding sequence ATGGCCATCGTCACCATCTCGCGAATGTTCGGCTCGGGAGGCTCCCAGGTGGCCAAGCGGGTGGCCGATACGCTAGGGTGGGACCTGCTCGACGACGCGGTCGTCGACGCGATCGCCGAGCGACTCGGCCTCACGCGGGCCGAGGTCTCGGCCCGCGAGGAGCGCGTGCCGTCGCTGGTCGAACGGGTGGCGGCGGCGCTCACCCTGAGCGTGCCGGAGATGCTGCCCGTGGCGGACGGCACGCTTCCGCTCACCGAAGAACGGATCGTGGCCGTGACCAAAGCGGTGATCGAGGAAACCGTGCAGAAGGGGCACGCCGTGCTCGTGGGGCGCGGCGCCCAGTCCCTGCTGGCCAACCGTCCCGACGCCTTGCACGTCTTCTGTTACGCGCCACGTGCAGCACTCGCCGCATTCGTGATGACCGACCGCGGCGTGTCGCACGAGGAAGCCCTGCGCCTCGTGGATGAGACCAACCGCCAGCGCGAGCGGTACGTGCGCCAGCACTGGCATCGCGAGTGGCGGGCCGCGGAGAGCTACGATCTGTGCGTCAACACGGGCACGCTGGGCATCGAAGGGGCGGCGCGGCTCGTGATCGAATTGGCGCGCGATCGGTTCGGCTAG